The proteins below are encoded in one region of Clostridium estertheticum:
- a CDS encoding acyl-CoA reductase, which yields MINYYELNGEFNENGINLKDFNEIETCLNNNQIEIHKIPVEAIILIINEYSKKIAKNREILRMEGASFLCFYLKKVNIEKQLKLNLENIEYLNKFVQIDDEKYIKAQPRGIVCHWMAGNVPTLGIYSVIQSILCKNANILRVSKESASIVYKLLIILANINVEYEGSTYSSNILLKNIAIIYFDSFDRNLNSLMSLKADVRMVWGNKTAVDDICLMPKKTTCKDLIFGPKYSFAVFDKSAIESDDLEEYLENLVTDTIVFGQKGCSSPQVLFIEKSKLHVKDIAQMLSLKFEKITKRYANLDLEEAIAAKIINKRGEYLLSLDKLAYISTGLQYTILIDNEIKLEEPITGRTIFIKEVEDIFDVCPLITKNIQTIGIAFKNKEKVLDFTDKVTTFGVDRVVKIGYMNFYDSPWDGSLIMSELVRWCSLSIKGMI from the coding sequence ATGATAAATTATTACGAGCTAAATGGTGAGTTCAACGAGAATGGTATAAATTTAAAAGATTTTAATGAAATAGAAACCTGTTTAAATAATAATCAAATAGAAATCCACAAAATACCAGTGGAAGCTATAATACTTATAATTAATGAATATAGCAAGAAAATTGCAAAAAACAGAGAAATATTAAGAATGGAGGGTGCTTCATTTTTATGTTTTTATTTGAAAAAGGTAAATATTGAAAAACAGTTAAAACTCAATTTAGAGAATATCGAATACTTAAATAAATTCGTACAGATAGATGACGAAAAATATATTAAGGCACAACCAAGGGGCATAGTATGTCATTGGATGGCTGGGAATGTGCCTACACTTGGAATTTATTCTGTTATACAAAGCATCCTATGTAAAAATGCTAATATTCTTCGAGTATCTAAGGAAAGCGCCAGTATTGTATATAAATTGTTAATAATTTTAGCAAATATAAATGTTGAATATGAAGGAAGCACCTATTCATCTAATATTTTATTGAAGAATATTGCCATTATTTATTTTGATAGTTTTGATCGGAATCTTAATTCTTTGATGTCCTTAAAAGCTGATGTTAGGATGGTTTGGGGAAATAAAACAGCAGTAGATGATATTTGCCTAATGCCAAAAAAAACTACTTGTAAGGATTTAATTTTTGGCCCTAAGTATTCTTTTGCCGTTTTTGATAAATCCGCAATTGAGAGTGATGATTTAGAGGAATACTTAGAGAATTTGGTTACAGATACAATTGTTTTTGGTCAAAAGGGATGTTCTTCGCCTCAGGTGTTATTTATAGAGAAAAGTAAACTACATGTAAAAGACATAGCTCAAATGCTAAGTCTAAAATTTGAAAAAATTACCAAAAGATATGCAAATTTAGATTTAGAGGAGGCTATAGCTGCTAAAATAATCAACAAAAGAGGGGAATATCTATTAAGCCTCGATAAGTTAGCTTATATAAGCACAGGACTTCAATATACAATATTAATTGATAATGAAATAAAGCTTGAAGAGCCAATTACAGGGCGAACTATATTTATAAAAGAGGTGGAGGATATATTTGATGTATGTCCTTTAATTACTAAAAATATACAAACTATAGGAATAGCTTTTAAAAATAAGGAAAAGGTTTTAGATTTTACGGACAAAGTAACAACATTTGGAGTAGACAGAGTTGTGAAAATTGGATATATGAACTTCTATGATTCTCCTTGGGATGGAAGTTTAATAATGAGTGAATTAGTTAGATGGTGTTCTCTTAGTATAAAGGGAATGATATAA
- a CDS encoding Eco57I restriction-modification methylase domain-containing protein: MLDLLKQEIYEVYNIIISPIDDVYKVIALKNYKIKLERSGKKSFGDGYYEFIKNNKEKGTVYTPEPITSYMIENTIKAAQIINNPYIRIVDPSCGTGNILICCFKFLKNLYKDNLSFINEKNGLKLNVKSIDDHIIRYNLFGFDIDDVALKILVIDLYDLSKGIILENIFNKDFLLYENECKYDIVIGNPPYVGKKSIDNEYASFLKIKYKKVYRDKGDLSYCFFEKALEDLSEGGKLTFITSRYFIESPSGEDLRKLLKEGYTIDKMIDFYGIRPFKNVGIDPLIIFITNHKTPDNQIEIIKPLTVKGKEKKEFYNNVFLKGGNKFNTFMLNKKELDDKGWVLVDEKVRTIIKKIKQQKHTELSNICYSYQGIITGCDKAFVLNNDTCLRKNIEKDIIKPWIKSSYIEKNKISRQDSYIIYSDLICNPKEYNNAIAYIGLQKEKLLKRRECQKGIRKWYELQWGRKQNIFEGEKIIFPFKASSNRFALDTGSYFSADVYALTIKEDAEFTYDFLLYILNSKIYEFYFKTFAKKLGEDAYEYYPNNLMKLCIPTMIDYDEKDENYLYDYFHFSEEEKEIILGEV, encoded by the coding sequence ATGCTTGATTTATTAAAACAAGAAATATATGAGGTATATAATATTATAATAAGTCCAATAGATGATGTATACAAAGTAATTGCTCTTAAAAATTATAAAATAAAATTAGAAAGATCAGGAAAAAAAAGTTTTGGTGATGGCTATTATGAATTTATAAAAAATAATAAAGAGAAGGGTACGGTGTACACTCCAGAACCTATAACCTCTTATATGATAGAAAATACTATAAAAGCAGCGCAGATAATAAATAATCCATATATAAGAATTGTCGATCCATCCTGTGGCACAGGAAACATTTTGATTTGTTGTTTTAAATTTCTTAAGAATTTATATAAGGATAATTTGAGTTTTATTAATGAGAAAAATGGATTGAAATTAAATGTAAAAAGCATTGATGACCATATAATAAGATACAATTTGTTTGGATTTGATATTGATGATGTAGCATTAAAAATTCTTGTTATTGATTTATATGATTTAAGCAAGGGAATCATACTTGAAAATATTTTTAATAAGGATTTTTTGTTGTATGAGAATGAATGTAAATATGATATCGTAATAGGAAATCCACCTTATGTTGGCAAAAAATCTATAGATAACGAGTATGCTTCATTTCTAAAAATAAAATATAAAAAAGTATACAGAGATAAAGGGGACTTATCATATTGTTTTTTTGAGAAAGCATTAGAGGATTTAAGTGAGGGTGGAAAGCTTACATTTATTACCTCAAGATACTTTATAGAATCACCTAGTGGAGAAGATTTGAGGAAGCTGTTAAAGGAAGGTTACACTATAGATAAAATGATAGATTTTTATGGTATAAGACCATTTAAAAATGTAGGGATAGACCCTTTAATTATATTTATAACAAATCATAAAACCCCTGATAATCAAATTGAAATTATAAAGCCATTGACCGTAAAAGGTAAAGAAAAAAAAGAATTTTATAATAATGTATTTTTAAAAGGTGGCAATAAATTCAACACTTTTATGCTAAATAAAAAAGAATTAGATGATAAGGGTTGGGTTTTAGTAGATGAGAAAGTGAGAACCATAATAAAAAAAATAAAACAACAAAAACATACTGAGCTTAGTAATATATGTTATAGTTATCAGGGAATAATAACTGGGTGTGATAAAGCTTTTGTACTCAATAATGATACTTGCCTAAGAAAAAATATTGAAAAGGATATAATAAAACCTTGGATTAAGAGCAGTTACATAGAAAAAAATAAAATTTCAAGACAAGACAGTTATATAATATATTCAGATTTAATTTGTAATCCTAAAGAATATAATAATGCTATAGCTTATATTGGATTACAGAAGGAAAAGCTTCTAAAAAGAAGAGAGTGTCAAAAGGGTATTAGAAAATGGTATGAACTTCAATGGGGTAGAAAGCAAAACATATTCGAAGGTGAAAAGATAATTTTTCCATTTAAAGCCAGCAGTAACAGATTCGCTCTTGACACGGGAAGTTATTTTAGTGCAGATGTATATGCACTTACTATAAAAGAGGATGCTGAGTTTACTTATGATTTTTTATTATACATATTAAATAGTAAAATATACGAATTCTATTTTAAGACCTTTGCGAAAAAACTAGGTGAGGATGCATATGAGTATTATCCAAATAACTTAATGAAATTATGCATTCCAACCATGATAGATTATGATGAAAAAGATGAAAATTATTTATATGATTACTTTCACTTTAGTGAAGAAGAAAAAGAGATTATACTTGGAGAAGTATAA
- a CDS encoding acyl carrier protein, which yields MSNLEKLNKVLRDVFDIKKIEDINDDMGPDEIENWDSLGHVELITSLEEVFDIALNVVDISRMYTIGDIKKIVGKYGIEI from the coding sequence GTGAGCAATTTAGAAAAATTAAACAAGGTGTTACGGGATGTATTTGATATAAAAAAAATTGAGGATATAAATGATGATATGGGACCAGATGAGATAGAAAATTGGGATTCTTTGGGACATGTAGAGCTTATAACAAGTTTAGAAGAAGTTTTTGATATAGCTTTAAATGTGGTGGATATTTCTAGAATGTATACTATAGGTGACATTAAGAAAATAGTTGGCAAGTATGGTATTGAGATATGA
- a CDS encoding acyl-protein synthetase, with amino-acid sequence MLKLEIAEIIDELVLGEQFNLNQKDKEKLFLKTILSQLDKNMENLNIKSMYEKLGVDINSIKTLEEVPYIPVNMFKSFDLRVCEVDKVARVLLSSATTTGIPSKIYLDKKTSIRQTQGLISTLSNFLGSKRRPMLIIDDEDSNKKRDSMTARGAAIRGVSAFASEICYVMDKDNDELRVNIDRLRAFERKHKDEKIIVYGFTYILWSKFLKVLKQEQIQLNKPNMKLLHSGGWKKIISEKVEKKVFSETAAQVFGTKVSNIIDFYGMVEQLGVVFIDCEYGYKHVPNFAEIIIRDIQTLEEVKFGEIGLIEVMSILGTSYPSQAILTEDVGEFVGIDDCPCGRHGKYFRFKSRIDKAEVRGCGDTFAQREVGR; translated from the coding sequence GTGTTAAAATTGGAGATTGCGGAAATTATAGATGAGCTAGTGCTTGGTGAACAGTTTAATTTGAATCAGAAAGATAAAGAAAAGCTGTTTTTGAAGACAATATTATCTCAACTAGATAAGAATATGGAGAATCTAAACATAAAATCTATGTATGAAAAATTAGGTGTAGATATAAATAGTATTAAAACATTAGAAGAGGTTCCATATATACCTGTCAATATGTTTAAATCTTTTGATCTTAGAGTTTGCGAGGTTGATAAAGTAGCAAGAGTGTTACTTTCTAGTGCTACAACCACAGGAATCCCTAGCAAAATATATTTAGATAAAAAGACTTCAATAAGGCAAACACAAGGGTTAATAAGTACATTATCAAATTTTTTAGGTTCCAAAAGAAGACCAATGCTTATCATAGATGATGAAGATAGCAACAAAAAAAGGGATAGCATGACTGCACGTGGGGCAGCGATAAGAGGAGTAAGTGCTTTTGCGAGTGAGATTTGTTATGTAATGGATAAAGATAATGATGAACTTAGGGTAAACATAGATAGACTACGTGCATTTGAGCGAAAGCATAAGGATGAGAAAATTATAGTTTATGGATTTACTTATATATTATGGTCTAAATTTTTAAAAGTTTTAAAACAGGAACAAATACAATTAAATAAGCCAAATATGAAGCTACTACATAGTGGTGGATGGAAAAAAATAATATCTGAAAAAGTAGAGAAAAAAGTATTTTCAGAGACTGCTGCACAGGTATTTGGCACAAAAGTTTCTAATATAATAGATTTTTATGGAATGGTAGAGCAGTTAGGAGTAGTTTTTATTGATTGTGAATATGGGTATAAACATGTCCCTAATTTTGCAGAGATTATTATAAGGGATATACAAACATTAGAAGAAGTGAAATTCGGAGAAATTGGGCTTATAGAGGTTATGAGTATTCTAGGTACTAGTTACCCATCACAAGCTATCCTAACTGAAGATGTTGGTGAGTTTGTAGGTATAGATGATTGCCCATGTGGTAGACATGGTAAATATTTTAGATTTAAGTCGCGAATAGACAAAGCTGAAGTTAGAGGATGTGGAGATACCTTTGCACAGAGAGAGGTAGGAAGATGA
- a CDS encoding AMP-binding protein, with translation MNKNLSKKNAVLLVSENSNFFIENYFGIIKSGAICVPINPALSSNEIKYIIDSLNIKVIFTQNKFCEKIKSLNYKNVEIYTDKSDLNIICYEGNNNTDNINIKEDVAVILFTSGSTGNPKGVMLTHYNLISNTNSIIEYLKLTNNDRVETVLPFYYCYGTSILHTHFRVGGSLVINNKFMFPQTVIEDINNYNCTGFSGVPSNYQILLRMTDMKNTKFPTLRYITQAGGKLPEIFIKQLIDILDGVEIFIMYGQTEATARLSYLPPYLIKEKMNSIGRGIKGTQLQVLNSQGNKVKVGEIGEVVASGGNIMKGYFNDKQATNKVLRQGCLYTGDLARVDDDGYIYIVAREKNIIKSGGIRISPKEIEDIILQIPEVVECVVIGVLDDILGEAVKAFVVIVADKPFVDFKYILDFCKKQLPSYKIPRYIEFLRTLPKNSSGKVLIKQLK, from the coding sequence ATAAACAAGAATTTATCTAAAAAGAATGCTGTACTTTTAGTTTCTGAAAATTCTAATTTTTTTATTGAAAACTACTTTGGAATAATTAAAAGCGGTGCCATATGTGTTCCTATTAATCCGGCTTTAAGCAGTAATGAGATAAAGTATATTATTGACTCTCTAAATATTAAGGTGATTTTTACTCAAAACAAATTCTGTGAAAAAATAAAGTCACTTAATTATAAAAATGTTGAAATTTATACAGATAAAAGTGATCTTAATATAATTTGTTATGAGGGAAATAACAATACGGATAATATAAATATAAAAGAAGATGTAGCTGTAATATTGTTTACTTCTGGGTCTACAGGTAATCCTAAGGGAGTAATGCTTACCCATTATAATCTTATAAGCAATACAAATTCTATAATAGAATACTTGAAACTTACAAATAATGATAGAGTTGAAACGGTACTTCCTTTTTATTATTGTTATGGTACTTCAATTTTACATACTCATTTTAGAGTAGGGGGAAGTCTTGTAATTAATAATAAATTTATGTTTCCACAAACAGTTATTGAGGATATAAATAATTATAATTGTACAGGTTTTTCAGGTGTTCCTAGTAATTATCAAATATTGCTTAGAATGACTGATATGAAGAATACTAAGTTTCCAACATTAAGGTATATAACTCAAGCAGGGGGGAAGCTACCAGAAATATTTATTAAGCAACTTATAGATATTTTGGACGGCGTAGAGATATTTATAATGTACGGTCAAACTGAGGCTACAGCAAGGTTATCTTATTTACCACCATATTTAATTAAGGAAAAGATGAATTCAATAGGAAGAGGCATTAAAGGTACACAGCTACAAGTCTTAAATAGTCAGGGAAACAAAGTAAAAGTTGGAGAAATAGGAGAGGTTGTAGCTAGTGGCGGAAATATAATGAAGGGATACTTTAATGATAAACAGGCAACCAATAAAGTATTAAGACAAGGTTGTTTATATACGGGTGATCTAGCTAGGGTAGATGATGATGGGTATATATATATAGTAGCAAGAGAAAAAAACATTATTAAAAGTGGTGGGATTAGAATAAGTCCTAAAGAAATAGAGGATATAATATTACAAATTCCAGAGGTAGTAGAATGCGTTGTTATTGGAGTTTTAGATGATATTCTAGGAGAAGCGGTAAAAGCCTTTGTAGTAATAGTCGCGGATAAACCCTTTGTAGATTTTAAGTATATCTTAGATTTTTGTAAAAAACAGTTGCCTTCATATAAAATACCAAGATATATAGAGTTTTTAAGGACTCTTCCTAAAAATTCTTCAGGCAAGGTGTTAATTAAACAACTTAAGTAA
- a CDS encoding 4-hydroxyphenylacetate 3-hydroxylase family protein gives MGLMTGEQYVESLRKLNLKVYMFGKKVENVVDNPIIRPSMNSVKMTYDLAQMPEYEDLMTATSIITGKKINRFANVHQSTEDLIKKVKMQRLCGQKTASCFQRCVGMDAFNSEYSTTYEIDKAYGTKYHERFKKFLKYIHENDLIVDGAMTDPKGDRGLSITKQEDPDMYLHVVERRPDGIVVRGAKAHQTGICNSHEVLVMPTMAMRPDEKDYAVSFSIPTNTEGIIMILGRQSCDTRKSEEGADIDVGNYNYGGVEALTIFDNVFVPNDRIFLNGETEFAGMLVERFAGYHRQSYGGCKTGVGDVLIGATAVAADYNGTNRVSHIKDKLIEMTHLNETLYACGIACSAEGHKTESGNYIIDLLLANVCKQNVTRFPYEIVRLAEDIAGGLMVTMPADKDFKDPITGPYLEKYLKGVASVSTENRMRILRLIENLALGTAAVGYRTESMHGAGSPQAQRIMIARQGNLAHKKALAKVIARIKE, from the coding sequence GTGGGATTAATGACTGGAGAACAATATGTAGAGAGTCTTAGAAAATTAAATCTGAAGGTTTATATGTTTGGGAAAAAGGTGGAAAATGTAGTGGACAATCCTATAATTCGTCCATCAATGAACTCAGTTAAAATGACTTATGATTTGGCACAGATGCCTGAGTACGAAGACTTAATGACAGCTACTTCAATAATTACAGGTAAAAAAATCAATAGATTTGCTAATGTACATCAAAGCACTGAAGACCTAATTAAAAAAGTTAAAATGCAAAGGTTATGTGGCCAAAAAACTGCTTCATGTTTCCAAAGATGTGTTGGTATGGATGCATTCAACTCTGAATATAGCACTACTTATGAAATTGATAAAGCTTATGGAACAAAGTATCATGAAAGATTTAAAAAGTTTTTAAAATATATTCATGAAAATGATTTAATAGTAGATGGAGCAATGACGGATCCAAAAGGAGATAGAGGACTTTCAATAACAAAACAAGAAGATCCAGATATGTATCTTCACGTAGTTGAAAGAAGACCGGATGGTATTGTGGTTCGCGGTGCAAAGGCTCATCAAACTGGTATATGTAATTCTCATGAAGTTTTAGTTATGCCAACTATGGCTATGAGACCAGATGAAAAGGATTATGCAGTATCATTTTCGATACCAACAAACACAGAAGGGATTATTATGATTCTTGGACGTCAATCTTGTGATACAAGAAAAAGTGAAGAAGGCGCAGATATAGATGTTGGAAATTATAATTATGGTGGAGTGGAAGCTTTAACTATTTTTGACAATGTATTCGTACCAAATGATAGGATATTCTTAAATGGAGAAACTGAATTTGCAGGAATGCTTGTTGAAAGATTTGCAGGATATCATAGACAAAGTTATGGTGGGTGCAAAACTGGTGTAGGTGATGTGCTCATTGGAGCTACGGCTGTAGCTGCAGATTACAATGGAACCAATAGAGTATCACACATTAAAGACAAATTGATAGAAATGACTCACTTAAATGAAACACTATACGCTTGTGGAATTGCATGCTCTGCAGAAGGTCATAAAACTGAATCAGGTAACTATATAATAGATTTGTTACTTGCTAATGTATGTAAACAAAATGTTACAAGATTCCCATATGAAATAGTAAGACTTGCGGAAGACATTGCTGGAGGACTCATGGTAACTATGCCTGCAGACAAAGATTTTAAAGATCCGATAACTGGACCCTATCTTGAAAAATACTTAAAAGGTGTTGCATCTGTTTCAACTGAAAACAGGATGAGAATATTAAGATTAATAGAAAACTTAGCACTTGGAACAGCTGCTGTTGGTTATAGAACAGAATCAATGCATGGTGCAGGATCACCACAGGCTCAAAGAATAATGATAGCAAGACAAGGTAATTTGGCTCATAAAAAAGCCTTAGCAAAAGTAATAGCTAGAATAAAAGAATAA
- a CDS encoding sigma 54-interacting transcriptional regulator, translated as MKVKDIMTKSDFKLKENNTFYEASQLFNNNEVEVIPILDKKDILVGVITKSDIIKNFINGISPDTYVKYLLRGTINIINEDSKISDCIDKAEDYMAVINSDGKFVGILSINNYKQRVANSLEKINDPKQRLNCNNECGIVKLNCIELDAVIEASFDGIYITDGKANTLKINKSYENITGLQRKNMIDRNMYELEKEGYISKSSTLMVLKNRRSNTIEQEFSTGKKVLVSSNPIFDVEGNINMVVTNVRDITELYELQDQLAKNMKLTEKYYSEIEAMRIQYLNLTDVIAKDKTMLDLLEVAKRVANVDTTVLILGETGVGKEEIAKFIYKNSMRRDKNFIKINCGAIPQNLIESELFGYVKGAFTGANKEGKMGLFEVADGGTVFLDEIGELPLDIQVKLLNVLQEGEVERVGAVKPVKIDIRILAATNRNLEDMIKNKIFRADLYYRLAVVPLIVPPLRDRREDILPLIQHFLSKLNDKYNFEKTFTIEALSTLYNYSWPGNVRELKNIVERVIVMSNGNKIFKSDLPIELLQSIIGKVIQCEEICNLKEAVEKVEAKLISMAFDDAGNVRDAAKKLGINSTTFFRKRKKYLEMGML; from the coding sequence TTGAAAGTAAAGGATATTATGACGAAAAGTGATTTCAAACTAAAAGAAAATAATACTTTTTATGAGGCATCACAGTTATTTAATAATAATGAAGTAGAAGTAATACCGATATTAGATAAAAAAGATATTTTAGTTGGAGTTATAACGAAAAGTGATATAATTAAAAATTTTATTAATGGTATAAGCCCTGATACATATGTAAAATACCTTTTAAGGGGTACAATAAATATTATAAATGAAGATTCTAAAATATCAGACTGCATTGATAAAGCGGAAGATTATATGGCAGTTATAAATTCAGATGGTAAATTTGTAGGAATTTTAAGCATAAATAATTATAAGCAACGGGTTGCTAATTCATTAGAAAAAATAAATGATCCTAAGCAAAGATTAAACTGCAATAATGAATGTGGCATTGTAAAGCTAAATTGCATAGAATTGGATGCGGTTATTGAAGCATCCTTTGATGGTATCTATATAACCGATGGTAAAGCTAATACATTAAAGATTAATAAATCTTATGAAAACATAACAGGGTTACAAAGAAAAAATATGATAGACAGAAATATGTATGAACTAGAAAAAGAGGGATATATATCTAAGTCATCTACTCTTATGGTATTAAAAAATAGAAGATCTAATACAATTGAGCAGGAATTTAGTACAGGTAAAAAAGTGTTGGTTTCAAGTAATCCTATTTTTGATGTCGAAGGCAATATAAATATGGTGGTTACAAATGTACGAGACATAACGGAACTATACGAGCTACAAGATCAGCTTGCTAAAAATATGAAGTTAACAGAAAAATACTATTCAGAGATAGAGGCTATGAGAATACAGTATCTAAATTTAACAGACGTGATTGCGAAGGATAAAACAATGTTAGACTTATTGGAAGTTGCTAAAAGAGTAGCTAATGTGGATACTACTGTTTTAATACTCGGAGAAACTGGAGTTGGAAAAGAAGAAATCGCTAAATTTATATATAAAAATAGTATGAGACGTGACAAAAACTTTATAAAAATTAATTGTGGAGCAATTCCTCAAAATCTTATAGAATCTGAGCTCTTTGGGTATGTAAAAGGTGCATTTACAGGGGCTAACAAGGAAGGCAAGATGGGGCTTTTTGAAGTGGCAGATGGAGGTACAGTTTTTTTGGATGAAATTGGAGAACTTCCTTTAGACATACAAGTTAAGCTGCTTAATGTACTTCAAGAGGGAGAAGTTGAAAGAGTTGGGGCGGTGAAACCAGTAAAGATTGATATAAGAATATTAGCAGCTACAAATAGAAACTTAGAAGATATGATTAAAAATAAAATATTCAGAGCAGATTTATATTATCGTTTAGCTGTTGTACCTCTTATTGTACCACCTTTAAGAGATAGGAGAGAGGATATTTTACCTTTAATTCAGCATTTCTTATCTAAATTAAATGATAAATATAATTTTGAAAAGACTTTCACTATTGAGGCGTTGAGTACACTTTATAATTACAGTTGGCCGGGGAATGTACGTGAACTCAAAAATATTGTAGAAAGGGTTATAGTGATGAGTAATGGCAATAAAATATTCAAAAGTGACTTGCCAATTGAATTATTGCAGAGTATTATAGGAAAAGTTATTCAGTGCGAAGAGATATGTAATTTAAAAGAGGCAGTTGAAAAAGTAGAAGCAAAACTTATTAGTATGGCTTTTGATGATGCTGGTAACGTTCGTGATGCTGCAAAAAAATTGGGCATTAATTCTACTACTTTTTTTAGAAAACGTAAAAAATATTTAGAGATGGGAATGTTGTAA